The following proteins come from a genomic window of Clupea harengus chromosome 22, Ch_v2.0.2, whole genome shotgun sequence:
- the haspin gene encoding uncharacterized protein haspin isoform X2, translating to MSSDTFGRNVRPLFMRTYGRTKAVRKVDTWLSPDYRKNAFSSTDVSDPSIAEANDSSVKLKKRKNKGSAKTTRAAKKKAMSNLKESDSDEENVFPTDAVPKTTVTRLRNPPRVPMRKGAERKRLSSMSENELPMAVTRRQKKATRLLSTSESEEDSLMKNPMVTSVLPRQQRSELENSAYPGTRGKFVTSRRRVRSVKLKGPSSKPPLQVLRSSLTLNSSDDFVGAAPALPRAVTHRKRLPRVPLRGGRARALLREESASLNASSDDPSLSSHAPLFSSTPSVLSRRPPSRRQDPSVSGIHFNPEDSATDVELPQPQQRGPPVHVRALPHRRLRETMALQPRPGVSLETTGGADGGGSNITEQKHTAAHSRTDIHLAPEEEEVVVVSSLAEPSSPQKQPSQLEKEEEEPSSRAEGIGQTEELTPEEHQLSLELFSQVDGEDGVQGGESVSQEASGFVTAETRLSSLVEMLKERCRTVSPMVMLPRAYLSPTLDTSSMIHSMGETFSSCLDRSPADDRCAGGRAGGRPGPVIVLSSSELSSLCSEVPPTPAAIPSPDKAEMMVEHGEEKEGAAAGREVGDVGDVEEEERSSGEGHEAAAIEVLVQRLKARCVSSQPVVLLDSVRLSPFLLRHHGIASLVPAPEGSGSDSSGAVPPNATPSSSSSDVEPHSKAHAPPKRCPKRRLSVTFPKVSADEASSPERTLLAGQCKQLAGRAGTGRKACVSGLSANRWSKRDVAQWERNQGSQTSARSRHAHDSLDLGRAAVAKHGKEPMSSWLALPITPVRAEQLNISSILAGLSPDASLSTHMWSRLKAALSVHKKKTAFITPRRLALTGIQSPALQRLNASQDIFASPSCTTLSRVVQRSPSSSLLSVEDISDAEKVYQECQQEGPLTFDECIPPPRMKLCRKIGEGTFGEVFSTTNPDGQPVALKIIPVEGKQKVNEEDQKTFGEILHEMIISKELSSLDQKENNRTNGFISLNNLHCVQGTYPLQLLNAWDKFDKQRGSENDRPDFFGEEQFFLVLEFEFGGSDLENMNGKLSSLAQAKSILQQVTAALAVAERALCFEHRDLHWGNILVKTTKQKECSYLLNGQTHSIVTRGVQVNIIDYSLSRMEIDGLTVSCDISADEELFMGQGDYQFDIYRKMREENSNEWSEYHPHTNVLWLHYLTDKLLGMKYKSSAQGAQARALKSSLCAFHGDLLAFQSATDVLQHSSLFH from the exons ATGAGTAGTGACACTTTTGGACGTAACGTCCGTCCATTGTTCATGAGGACCTATGGAAGAACTAAAGCAGTTCGAAAGGTAGACACCTGGCTTTCCCCCGACTACAGAAAAAATGCCTTCTCTAGCACCGATGTGTCCGACCCGTCCATAGCCGAGGCGAACGACAGCTCTGTGAAGCTGAAGAAAAG GAAAAATAAAGGATCTGCCAAAACAACCAGGGCGGCTAAGAAGAAGGCGATGTCAAATTTgaaagagagtgacagtgatgaAGAGAACGTATTCCCTACCGATGCTGTACCCAAAACTACAGTGACGAG GCTAAGAAACCCGCCCCGGGTGCCCATGAGGAAAGGGGCGGAGAGAAAACGGCTCAGCAGCATGAGTGAGAATGAGCTGCCCATGGCGGTCACAAGGAGGCAGAAGAAGGCAACACGTCTCCTCAGCACcagtgagagtgaggaagacTCTCTGATGAAGAATCCCATGGTCACCTCAGTGCTTCCAAGGCAACAGAGATCAGA GTTAGAGAACTCTGCTTATCCTGGCACGAGAGGCAAATTTGTAACTTCTCGGAGAAGAGTTCGGTCAGTTAAGCTGAAGGGACCAAGTTCAAAGCCACCG CTCCAGGTGCTCCGTTCCAGTTTGACCCTGAACTCCTCTGATGACTTTGTGGGTGCCGCCCCTGCGCTCCCTCGTGCAGTCACCCACAGGAAGCGCCTGCCCCGTGTGCCGCTCCGGGGCGGCCGTGCCCGGGCCCTGCTGAGGGAGGAGTCGGCGTCTCTGAACGCGAGCAGCGACGACCCGTCTCTGTCCAGCCACGCCCCGCTTTTCTCCAGTACGCCCTCCGTCCTGTCCAGGCGCCCGCCCTCCCGGCGGCAGGACCCCTCCGTCAGCGGCATCCACTTCAACCCCGAGGACAGTGCCACCGATGTCGAGCTCCCTCAGCCGCAGCAGCGGGGGCCACCGGTGCACGTCAGAGCCCTGCCGCACAGGCGCCTCAGAGAGACTATGGCCTTGCAGCCACGCCCGGGGGTCAGCCTGGAGACCACAGGAGGCGCCGACGGCGGCGGCAGCAACATCACTGAGCAGAAGCACACGGCCGCTCACTCCAGGACAGACATACACCTGGCTCCA gaggaggaggaggtggtggtggtgagcagCCTGGCCGAACCATCTAGCCCTCAGAAGCAGCCCAGtcagctggagaaggaggaggaggagccctcCAGCAGAGCAGAAGGGATAGGCCAGACTGAAGAGCTCACGCCAGAGGAGCACCAGCTCAGCCTGGAGCTCTTTTCACAGGTGGATGGCGAGGACGGCGTGCAAGGTGGGGAGAGCGTCTCCCAGGAGGCCAGCGGCTTCGTGACCGCCGAGACGCGCCTCAGCTCCCTGGTGGAGATGCTGAAGGAGCGGTGTCGGACGGTCAGCCCCATGGTGATGCTGCCGCGAGCATACCTCTCCCCCACGCTGGACACCAGCAGCATGATCCACAGCATGGGGGAGACATTTTCCTCCTGCCTGGACCGCTCGCCCGCAGACGACCGCTGCGCCGGGGGCAGGGCTGGGGGCAGGCCGGGCCCTGTCATTGTGCTGTCCTCCTCAGAACTGTCGAGCCTCTGCTCTGAAGTCCCACCGACTCCAGCTGCCATCCCCTCCCCCGACAAGGCAGAGATGATGGTGGAGCacggagaagaaaaagaaggagcagcagcaggacgaGAAGTGGGAGACGTGGGAGAcgtggaagaagaggaaagatcCAGTGGGGAAGGACATGAAGCTGCAGCGATAGAGGTGCTGGTGCAGCGGCTGAAGGCCCGCTGCGTCTCCAGCCAGCCCGTCGTCCTGCTCGACTCAGTGcgcctctctcccttcctgctCCGACACCACGGCATCGCTTCCTTGGTTCCAGCCCCCGAGGGCTCCGGCTCTGACAGCTCCGGCGCTGTCCCGCCTAACGCCACGCCGTCCTCCAGCAGCTCAGACGTCGAGCCCCACAGCAAGGCCCACGCTCCGCCCAAGCGCTGTCCCAAGAGGAGGCTGTCGGTCACCTTCCCAAAGGTCAGCGCCGACGAGGCCTCTTCTCCGGAGCGGACCCTGCTGGCGGGCCAGTGCAAGCAGCTGGCGGGGCGCGCGGGAACGGGAAGGAAGGCCTGCGTCAGCGGCCTCAGCGCCAACCGCTGGTCCAAGAGGGACGTGGCCCAGTGGGAGCGGAACCAGGGAAGTCAGACCTCTGCCCGTTCCCGACACGCCCACGACTCACTGGACTTAGGCAGGGCAGCTGTGGCCAAACACGGCAAG gagCCCATGTCCAGCTGGCTGGCGCTGCCTATCACGCCAGTGCGTGCGGAGCAGCTGAACATCTCCTCCATCCTGGCCGGCTTATCCCCAGACGCCtccctcagcacacacatgtggagcCGGCTCAAAGCGGCCCTCTCTGTCCACAAGAAGAAAACCG CATTCATTACTCCCCGGCGTCTTGCCCTGACCGGCATTCAGTCTCCAGCGCTGCAGCGGTTGAATGCCAGTCAGGATATTTTTGCCTCACCGTCCTGCACTACTTTGTCTCGCGTAGTCCAGAGATCACCCAGCTCCTCTCTG CTCTCGGTGGAGGACATCAGCGACGCTGAGAAGGTGTACCAGGAGTGCCAGCAGGAAGGCCCGCTGACGTTCGACGAGTGCATCCCGCCCCCCCGCATGAAGCTGTGCCGCAAGATCGGAGAAGGCACCTTCGGCGAGGTGTTCTCCACTACCAACCCAGACGGCCAGCCGGTGGCGCTCAAG ATTATTCCTGTGGAAGGCAAACAGAAAGTCAATGAAGAGGACCAGAAGACCTTTGGAGAAATCCTTCATGAAATGATCATCTCCAA ggagCTGAGTAGCTTGGATCAGAaggaaaacaacagaacaaacgGATTCATCAGCCTGAACAA CCTGCACTGTGTGCAGGGCACTTACCCTTTGCAGTTGCTGAATGCCTGGGACAAGTTTGACAAGCAGCGGGGCTCAGAGAACGACCGGCCAG ATTTCTTCGGCGAGGAGCAGTTCTTCCTGGTGCTGGAGTTTGAGTTTGGCGGGAGCGATCTGGAGAACATGAACGGCAAG ctgtccTCTCTGGCTCAGGCGAAGAGCATCCTACAGCAAGTGACCGCTGCGTTGGCCGTGGCTGAGCGGGCCTTGTGTTTTGAGCACAG GGACCTGCACTGGGGGAATATCTTGGTGAAGACCACGAAGCAGAAGGAATGTAGCTACCTTCTGAACGGCCAAACTCACTCCATAGTGACCCGAGGGGTGCAGGTCAACATCATTGACTACTCTCTGTCTCGTATGGAGATAG ATGGTTTAACAGTGTCCTGTGACATCTCTGCTGATGAAGAGCTGTTCATGGGCCAGGGCGACTACCAGTTCGACATCTACCGCAAAATGCGGGAGGAGAACAG taATGAATGGAGTGAGTACCACCCCCACACTAATGTGCTGTGGTTGCACTACCTGACTGACAAGCTGCTGGGGATGAAGTATAAGAGCAGCGCTCAGGGAGCCCAGGCGAGGGCGCTCAAGAGCAGCCTGTGTGCTTTCCACGGGGACCTGCTGGCCTTCCAGTCGGCCACGGACGTGCTTCAGCACAGCAGCCTGTTCCACTGA
- the haspin gene encoding uncharacterized protein haspin isoform X1: protein MSSDTFGRNVRPLFMRTYGRTKAVRKVDTWLSPDYRKNAFSSTDVSDPSIAEANDSSVKLKKRKNKGSAKTTRAAKKKAMSNLKESDSDEENVFPTDAVPKTTVTRLRNPPRVPMRKGAERKRLSSMSENELPMAVTRRQKKATRLLSTSESEEDSLMKNPMVTSVLPRQQRSELENSAYPGTRGKFVTSRRRVRSVKLKGPSSKPPLQVLRSSLTLNSSDDFVGAAPALPRAVTHRKRLPRVPLRGGRARALLREESASLNASSDDPSLSSHAPLFSSTPSVLSRRPPSRRQDPSVSGIHFNPEDSATDVELPQPQQRGPPVHVRALPHRRLRETMALQPRPGVSLETTGGADGGGSNITEQKHTAAHSRTDIHLAPAERHSQVVEEEEEEVVVVSSLAEPSSPQKQPSQLEKEEEEPSSRAEGIGQTEELTPEEHQLSLELFSQVDGEDGVQGGESVSQEASGFVTAETRLSSLVEMLKERCRTVSPMVMLPRAYLSPTLDTSSMIHSMGETFSSCLDRSPADDRCAGGRAGGRPGPVIVLSSSELSSLCSEVPPTPAAIPSPDKAEMMVEHGEEKEGAAAGREVGDVGDVEEEERSSGEGHEAAAIEVLVQRLKARCVSSQPVVLLDSVRLSPFLLRHHGIASLVPAPEGSGSDSSGAVPPNATPSSSSSDVEPHSKAHAPPKRCPKRRLSVTFPKVSADEASSPERTLLAGQCKQLAGRAGTGRKACVSGLSANRWSKRDVAQWERNQGSQTSARSRHAHDSLDLGRAAVAKHGKEPMSSWLALPITPVRAEQLNISSILAGLSPDASLSTHMWSRLKAALSVHKKKTAFITPRRLALTGIQSPALQRLNASQDIFASPSCTTLSRVVQRSPSSSLLSVEDISDAEKVYQECQQEGPLTFDECIPPPRMKLCRKIGEGTFGEVFSTTNPDGQPVALKIIPVEGKQKVNEEDQKTFGEILHEMIISKELSSLDQKENNRTNGFISLNNLHCVQGTYPLQLLNAWDKFDKQRGSENDRPDFFGEEQFFLVLEFEFGGSDLENMNGKLSSLAQAKSILQQVTAALAVAERALCFEHRDLHWGNILVKTTKQKECSYLLNGQTHSIVTRGVQVNIIDYSLSRMEIDGLTVSCDISADEELFMGQGDYQFDIYRKMREENSNEWSEYHPHTNVLWLHYLTDKLLGMKYKSSAQGAQARALKSSLCAFHGDLLAFQSATDVLQHSSLFH, encoded by the exons ATGAGTAGTGACACTTTTGGACGTAACGTCCGTCCATTGTTCATGAGGACCTATGGAAGAACTAAAGCAGTTCGAAAGGTAGACACCTGGCTTTCCCCCGACTACAGAAAAAATGCCTTCTCTAGCACCGATGTGTCCGACCCGTCCATAGCCGAGGCGAACGACAGCTCTGTGAAGCTGAAGAAAAG GAAAAATAAAGGATCTGCCAAAACAACCAGGGCGGCTAAGAAGAAGGCGATGTCAAATTTgaaagagagtgacagtgatgaAGAGAACGTATTCCCTACCGATGCTGTACCCAAAACTACAGTGACGAG GCTAAGAAACCCGCCCCGGGTGCCCATGAGGAAAGGGGCGGAGAGAAAACGGCTCAGCAGCATGAGTGAGAATGAGCTGCCCATGGCGGTCACAAGGAGGCAGAAGAAGGCAACACGTCTCCTCAGCACcagtgagagtgaggaagacTCTCTGATGAAGAATCCCATGGTCACCTCAGTGCTTCCAAGGCAACAGAGATCAGA GTTAGAGAACTCTGCTTATCCTGGCACGAGAGGCAAATTTGTAACTTCTCGGAGAAGAGTTCGGTCAGTTAAGCTGAAGGGACCAAGTTCAAAGCCACCG CTCCAGGTGCTCCGTTCCAGTTTGACCCTGAACTCCTCTGATGACTTTGTGGGTGCCGCCCCTGCGCTCCCTCGTGCAGTCACCCACAGGAAGCGCCTGCCCCGTGTGCCGCTCCGGGGCGGCCGTGCCCGGGCCCTGCTGAGGGAGGAGTCGGCGTCTCTGAACGCGAGCAGCGACGACCCGTCTCTGTCCAGCCACGCCCCGCTTTTCTCCAGTACGCCCTCCGTCCTGTCCAGGCGCCCGCCCTCCCGGCGGCAGGACCCCTCCGTCAGCGGCATCCACTTCAACCCCGAGGACAGTGCCACCGATGTCGAGCTCCCTCAGCCGCAGCAGCGGGGGCCACCGGTGCACGTCAGAGCCCTGCCGCACAGGCGCCTCAGAGAGACTATGGCCTTGCAGCCACGCCCGGGGGTCAGCCTGGAGACCACAGGAGGCGCCGACGGCGGCGGCAGCAACATCACTGAGCAGAAGCACACGGCCGCTCACTCCAGGACAGACATACACCTGGCTCCAGCGGAGCGGCACAGtcaggtggtggaggaggaggaggaggaggtggtggtggtgagcagCCTGGCCGAACCATCTAGCCCTCAGAAGCAGCCCAGtcagctggagaaggaggaggaggagccctcCAGCAGAGCAGAAGGGATAGGCCAGACTGAAGAGCTCACGCCAGAGGAGCACCAGCTCAGCCTGGAGCTCTTTTCACAGGTGGATGGCGAGGACGGCGTGCAAGGTGGGGAGAGCGTCTCCCAGGAGGCCAGCGGCTTCGTGACCGCCGAGACGCGCCTCAGCTCCCTGGTGGAGATGCTGAAGGAGCGGTGTCGGACGGTCAGCCCCATGGTGATGCTGCCGCGAGCATACCTCTCCCCCACGCTGGACACCAGCAGCATGATCCACAGCATGGGGGAGACATTTTCCTCCTGCCTGGACCGCTCGCCCGCAGACGACCGCTGCGCCGGGGGCAGGGCTGGGGGCAGGCCGGGCCCTGTCATTGTGCTGTCCTCCTCAGAACTGTCGAGCCTCTGCTCTGAAGTCCCACCGACTCCAGCTGCCATCCCCTCCCCCGACAAGGCAGAGATGATGGTGGAGCacggagaagaaaaagaaggagcagcagcaggacgaGAAGTGGGAGACGTGGGAGAcgtggaagaagaggaaagatcCAGTGGGGAAGGACATGAAGCTGCAGCGATAGAGGTGCTGGTGCAGCGGCTGAAGGCCCGCTGCGTCTCCAGCCAGCCCGTCGTCCTGCTCGACTCAGTGcgcctctctcccttcctgctCCGACACCACGGCATCGCTTCCTTGGTTCCAGCCCCCGAGGGCTCCGGCTCTGACAGCTCCGGCGCTGTCCCGCCTAACGCCACGCCGTCCTCCAGCAGCTCAGACGTCGAGCCCCACAGCAAGGCCCACGCTCCGCCCAAGCGCTGTCCCAAGAGGAGGCTGTCGGTCACCTTCCCAAAGGTCAGCGCCGACGAGGCCTCTTCTCCGGAGCGGACCCTGCTGGCGGGCCAGTGCAAGCAGCTGGCGGGGCGCGCGGGAACGGGAAGGAAGGCCTGCGTCAGCGGCCTCAGCGCCAACCGCTGGTCCAAGAGGGACGTGGCCCAGTGGGAGCGGAACCAGGGAAGTCAGACCTCTGCCCGTTCCCGACACGCCCACGACTCACTGGACTTAGGCAGGGCAGCTGTGGCCAAACACGGCAAG gagCCCATGTCCAGCTGGCTGGCGCTGCCTATCACGCCAGTGCGTGCGGAGCAGCTGAACATCTCCTCCATCCTGGCCGGCTTATCCCCAGACGCCtccctcagcacacacatgtggagcCGGCTCAAAGCGGCCCTCTCTGTCCACAAGAAGAAAACCG CATTCATTACTCCCCGGCGTCTTGCCCTGACCGGCATTCAGTCTCCAGCGCTGCAGCGGTTGAATGCCAGTCAGGATATTTTTGCCTCACCGTCCTGCACTACTTTGTCTCGCGTAGTCCAGAGATCACCCAGCTCCTCTCTG CTCTCGGTGGAGGACATCAGCGACGCTGAGAAGGTGTACCAGGAGTGCCAGCAGGAAGGCCCGCTGACGTTCGACGAGTGCATCCCGCCCCCCCGCATGAAGCTGTGCCGCAAGATCGGAGAAGGCACCTTCGGCGAGGTGTTCTCCACTACCAACCCAGACGGCCAGCCGGTGGCGCTCAAG ATTATTCCTGTGGAAGGCAAACAGAAAGTCAATGAAGAGGACCAGAAGACCTTTGGAGAAATCCTTCATGAAATGATCATCTCCAA ggagCTGAGTAGCTTGGATCAGAaggaaaacaacagaacaaacgGATTCATCAGCCTGAACAA CCTGCACTGTGTGCAGGGCACTTACCCTTTGCAGTTGCTGAATGCCTGGGACAAGTTTGACAAGCAGCGGGGCTCAGAGAACGACCGGCCAG ATTTCTTCGGCGAGGAGCAGTTCTTCCTGGTGCTGGAGTTTGAGTTTGGCGGGAGCGATCTGGAGAACATGAACGGCAAG ctgtccTCTCTGGCTCAGGCGAAGAGCATCCTACAGCAAGTGACCGCTGCGTTGGCCGTGGCTGAGCGGGCCTTGTGTTTTGAGCACAG GGACCTGCACTGGGGGAATATCTTGGTGAAGACCACGAAGCAGAAGGAATGTAGCTACCTTCTGAACGGCCAAACTCACTCCATAGTGACCCGAGGGGTGCAGGTCAACATCATTGACTACTCTCTGTCTCGTATGGAGATAG ATGGTTTAACAGTGTCCTGTGACATCTCTGCTGATGAAGAGCTGTTCATGGGCCAGGGCGACTACCAGTTCGACATCTACCGCAAAATGCGGGAGGAGAACAG taATGAATGGAGTGAGTACCACCCCCACACTAATGTGCTGTGGTTGCACTACCTGACTGACAAGCTGCTGGGGATGAAGTATAAGAGCAGCGCTCAGGGAGCCCAGGCGAGGGCGCTCAAGAGCAGCCTGTGTGCTTTCCACGGGGACCTGCTGGCCTTCCAGTCGGCCACGGACGTGCTTCAGCACAGCAGCCTGTTCCACTGA
- the rnf150a gene encoding RING finger protein 150a encodes MAMSLIQACRSLALSTWLLSFCFVHLLCLDFTVAEKEEWYTAFVNITYLDPVTSEMKTEKTECGRYGEHSLKKEAKGVVVMPSVLQDRQACDPNTKFPIPNTNSAWIALIARGNCTYKDKIRHAASHNASAVVIFNVGSSNANETITMPHQGTGEIVAIMIPEPKGREIIALLERNIPVNMHITIGTRNLQKYVSRTSVVFVSISFIVLMIISLAWLVFYYIQRFRYANARDRNQRRLGDAAKKAISKLQVRTIRKGDKETESDFDNCAVCIEGYKPSDVVRILPCRHVFHKNCVDPWLQDHRTCPMCKMNILKALGIPPNADCSDDIPPDYEESVGGPPTNPVTGASEVTVSESSVVLDPAVRSMGLPQVYHDADPLSLVGESRHIASSEHQAPLSSDSDTSLILAVEVGLSDVELSAEQEHEEVKS; translated from the exons ATGGCAATGTCCCTGATACAAGCCTGTCGCAGCCTGGCTCTTTCAACATGGCTgctatctttttgttttgtgcatttGCTGTGTCTAGACTTCACCGTGGCGGAGAAAGAGGAATGGTATACCGCCTTTGTGAACATCACCTATCTGGATCCCGTGACTTCTGAGATgaaaacagagaaaacagagTGCGGCCGCTATGGCGAACATTCACTCAAGAAAGAAGCCAAAGGGGTGGTGGTCATGCCCTCCGTCCTGCAAGACAGGCAGGCTTGTGACCCCAACACTAAATTTCCAATTCCAAACACCAACAGTGCGTGGATTGCACTGATAGCCCGCGGCAACTGCACGTACAAAGATAAAATTCGACATGCAGCAAGCCACAACGCGTCTGCTGTAGTAATATTCAACGTGGGTTCGAGTAATGCCAACGAAACCATAACAATGCCTCATCAAG GCACAGGTGAAATTGTGGCCATCATGATCCCGGAACCCAAGGGCCGGGAGATCATCGCCCTGCTGGAGCGAAACATTCCAGTCAACATGCACATCACCATAGGAACGCGGAACCTTCAGAAGTACGTGAGCCGCACCTCGGTGGTGTTCGTCTCCATCTCCTTCATCGTGCTCATGATCATCTCCCTCGCCTGGCTGGTCTTCTACTACATCCAGAGGTTCCGCTATGCCAACGCTCGAGACCGCAACCAG AGGCGCCTGGGAGACGCTGCCAAAAAAGCCATTAGCAAGCTGCAAGTGAGGACCATCAGAAAGGGAGACAAG GAAACCGAGTCGGACTTTGACAACTGTGCGGTGTGCATCGAAGGCTACAAGCCCAGTGACGTGGTTCGGATATTACCCTGCAG ACATGTCTTCCATAAGAACTGCGTGGACCCCTGGCTGCAGGACCACAGGACGTGTCCCATGTGCAAGATGAACATCCTTAAAGCATTAGGGATTCCG CCAAACGCTGACTGCTCAGACGACATCCCTCCGGACTATGAGGAGTCTGTGGGAGGGCCACCCACCAACCCAGTGACGGGGGCAAGTGAGGTGACGGTGAGCGAGAGCTCGGTGGTGCTGGACCCCGCCGTACGCTCCATGGGTCTACCGCAGGTCTACCATGACGCCGATCCCCTTTCCCTGGTTGGAGAGAGCCGCCACATCGCCAGCA GTGAACACCAAGCCCCGCTGAGCAGTGACTCGGACACCTCACTCATCCTGGCTGTGGAAGTGGGCTTGTCCGATGTGGAGCTGTCGGCCGAGCAGGAGCACGAAGAGGTCAAGTCCTGA